CTGGCCAAGACCGAGTTCGCGGTGCCCCGGGTGGTGGCCCGGGTGAACCGCGCCGAGAACGAGTGGCTCTTCACCGAGCAGTGGGGCGTCGACGTCGCGGTCAGCAAGCCGCGGGTGATGGCCGCCCTGGTCGAGGAGGCGGTGACCGTCGGCGACCTGGTCCGGCTGATGACCTTCCGGCAGGGCGAGGCGAACCTGGTCGAGATCACCCTGCCGCCCACCGCGCCCTACGTCGGGCAGCCGATCCACGCGGTGCCGATCCCCCGGGACGCCGCCCTGGTGGCGATCCTGCGCGGCAAGCGGGTGCTGGTGCCCAGCCTGGACGACCCGATCGAGGCCGGCGACGAGCTGATCTTCGTGTGCACCGCCGCCGTGGAGGACGAGGTACGCGCGGTGATCCTCGGCGCGGACAGCGTCGAGCGGACCCGCGGGGCCGGCTGAGCCGGGGTCACCGCCGGCCGCTCGGGGCGGCCGGCGGTCTCAGGCGCCGGGCAGCGGCGCCGGTGCGTTCTCCCGGGTCACCCGGCGCACCGTCCAGACCGTGATCAGCAGCAGCAGCGCGTACGGCGGGTAGCCCAGCGCGAGCCGGGCCACCCCCAGCGCGGTGTCCTGGTGGGCCAGGTAGAGCCCGGCCTGCACCCCCACCTTGGCCAGCCACACCACGCCCCAGAGCACGGTGAGCTGGGTGAAGGTGCGCACCATCCGCGGGTCGTCCCGCCACTCGGAGCGCCCCTTGGCGACCAGCACCGACCAGATCCAGCCCACCAGCGGCTGCCGGATCGCGGCCGAGACCAGCAGGGCCACGCCGTAGCCGATGCCGTAGAGGATGCCGGGGAGGTAGAAGTCCC
This genomic interval from Micromonospora sp. CCTCC AA 2012012 contains the following:
- a CDS encoding potassium channel family protein, with the protein product MRIAIAGAGNVGRSIAQELIDNGHQVMLIERQPKMLRPDRVPAAEWVLADACELASLEEANVAGCDVVVAATGDDKVNLVVSLLAKTEFAVPRVVARVNRAENEWLFTEQWGVDVAVSKPRVMAALVEEAVTVGDLVRLMTFRQGEANLVEITLPPTAPYVGQPIHAVPIPRDAALVAILRGKRVLVPSLDDPIEAGDELIFVCTAAVEDEVRAVILGADSVERTRGAG
- a CDS encoding DUF3159 domain-containing protein — its product is MTTGQHRAAGPEAEPQDDERLPSLTEQMADQIGGWRGLVESSIPVVVFVIANVIGELRPAVIASVVVALLIAGLRLAQRRPVRHAVNGLVGIAFGAVIALRTGEERDFYLPGILYGIGYGVALLVSAAIRQPLVGWIWSVLVAKGRSEWRDDPRMVRTFTQLTVLWGVVWLAKVGVQAGLYLAHQDTALGVARLALGYPPYALLLLITVWTVRRVTRENAPAPLPGA